The Deinococcus hopiensis KR-140 sequence AGGGGCGAGGCGTGACGTGACGCCAGGATGCGAACGATGCCGAAAGGCTCGCCGCTCTGCTGTACCCGCGACAGCAGTTCCCGGTAGCGTGGCTCGAACACGTACAGGGGCAGGACCTGTCCGGGAAACAGCACCACGTTGGGAAGGGGAAACAGCGGCACGCGCATATCGGATGTTATGGTGCGCCCTCCCGGGCTCTCATACCGGGGCAAGGCATACAAAAACCCGGTCAGGACAGCATTTTTCACACATCAATGGTCTGACTTCACACGTTTACATCAGGCTCCGCCGAAGCGGGGTCCGCTTTTCGCCGCCGCTTCTTTTTCGGCGCGGGTGGAGGCGGCGCGCCCCACGCCTCAAGCTCCCCGGAGGTGACCCCCAGCGTCAGCAGGTGGGCGCTGTCTTGCGGTGTCAGGCCTGCTCCCGGCAGCAAATCGGGTCGCCGGGCCAGGGTCCGCGCCAGGGCCTGCTCGCGCCGCCAGCGGGCGATGGCCGCGTGGTTGCCGCCCTTCAGGACCTCGGGGACGCCCTCGCCGCGCCACTCGGTCGGGCGGGTGTATTCGGGATAGTCCAGCAGGCCGCTGGAAAAGGAGTCCGTTCGGTGCGACTCCTCGTCGCCCAGCACGCCCGGCACGAGGCGGGTCACCGCCTCGAGCACGCAGGCCGCTGCCGCCTCGCCGCCCATCATCACGAAGTCCCCGAGGCTCAACTCGCGCGTGACCAGGCCCTCCACCCGTGCGTCGAAGCCCTCGTAACGCCCGCATAGCAGGGCGAGGTGGGTCTTTGCGCTCAGTTCCTCCGCCACCCGCTGCGTGAAGGGCTCGCCCGCCGGCGTGAGCAGAATCACCTCATCCGCGGAGGGAAGGCTCCCCAGCGCCCGCTCGGCCACGTCTACCCGGATAACCATACCCGCGCCGCCGCCGTAGGGCGTGTCGTCCACCTTCGCGTGCTTGTTCTCCGCAAAGTCGCGCATGTTGACCAGCCGCACGTCCACCAGCCCCCGCGCCCGCGCCTTGCCCACGATGGCCTCGGAGGTGAAGGGGGCCAGCAGCTCGGGAAAGAGGGTGAGAAGGGAAAAAGTCAGCATCCCGCCTCTGGTGCGGCAGACTTGCCGCGCCGCCCAGGAGAGGGCAAAGGGCAGAGGGCAGAGGGCCAGAACGCAGTTGGCCGCCGGCCATTCTCTGGTGGCATTCCGCCGCTCACTCGTCCTCCCCGTCTGCCTCCAGCAACCCTGCCGGAGCGTCTTCCGTCAGGTCCACGGCGGCTGGGCGTCCCCCTTCTCCTGCGCGGATAACCACATAGGGGGCTTGCAGGGGC is a genomic window containing:
- the trmD gene encoding tRNA (guanosine(37)-N1)-methyltransferase TrmD gives rise to the protein MLTFSLLTLFPELLAPFTSEAIVGKARARGLVDVRLVNMRDFAENKHAKVDDTPYGGGAGMVIRVDVAERALGSLPSADEVILLTPAGEPFTQRVAEELSAKTHLALLCGRYEGFDARVEGLVTRELSLGDFVMMGGEAAAACVLEAVTRLVPGVLGDEESHRTDSFSSGLLDYPEYTRPTEWRGEGVPEVLKGGNHAAIARWRREQALARTLARRPDLLPGAGLTPQDSAHLLTLGVTSGELEAWGAPPPPAPKKKRRRKADPASAEPDVNV